Proteins from a single region of Chanodichthys erythropterus isolate Z2021 chromosome 13, ASM2448905v1, whole genome shotgun sequence:
- the rps6ka3a gene encoding ribosomal protein S6 kinase alpha-1 encodes MPLAQFADPWQKLPVGHMENEDDSMIDDDALVQDEGSVKEISITHHVKEGSEKADPRQFELCKVLGQGSFGKVFLVKKITGPDAGQLYAMKVLKKATLKVRDRMRTKMERDILVEVNHPFIVKLHYAFQTEGKLYLILDFLRGGDLFTRLSKEVMFTEEDVKFYLAELALALDHLHGLGIIYRDLKPENILLDNDGHIKLTDFGLSKESIDHENKAYSFCGTVEYMAPEVVNRRGHTHSADWWSYGVLMFEMLTGTLPFQGKDRKETMTMILKAKLGMPQFLSPEAQSLLRNLFKRNPGNRLGAGPDGVEEIKRHSFFSTIDWNKLFRKEVPPPFKPAIQRPDDTIYFDTEFTAKTPRDSPGIPPSANAHQLFRGFSFVAMGVEEESQPPIQSNVNLSGILQQPHRSTLQFTDVYDVKEDIGVGSYSICKRCVHKSSGMDYAVKIINKERRDPAEEVEILLRYGQHPNIITLKDVFDDGRSVYLVTELMKGGELLDKILRQKFFSEREASAVLHTITKTVEYLHAQGVVHRDLKPSNILYVDESGNPESIRICDFGFAKQLRAENGLLMTPCYTANFVAPEVLKKQGYDAACDIWSLGVLLYTMLTGFTPFANGPEDTPEEILARIGSGKFSLTGGYWNSVSFEAKDLVSKMLHVDPHKRLTAAQVLRHPWIINKDKLPKYQLNRQDAPHLVKGAMAATYSALNRNVSPVLEPVGCSTLAQRRGVKKLTSTAL; translated from the exons ATGCCGCTGGCGCAGTTTGCAGACCCCTGGCAGAAGCTGCCCGTGGGACATATGGAGAATGAG GATGACTCCATGATAGATGATGATGCTCTTGTTCAA GATGAGGGCTCTGTCAAGGAAATCAGCATCACTCACCACGTCAAGGAGGGTTCGGAGAAAGCTGACCCACGACAGTTTGAGCTCTGCAAGGTTCTGGGCCAAGGCTCTTTTGGCAAG GTGTTCCTTGTCAAGAAGATAACTGGGCCTGATGCAGGACAGCTCTATGCTATGAAAGTACTAAAGAAAGCTACGCTGAAag TACGAGATCGAATGCGTACAAAGATGGAGAGAGACATCCTAGTTGAGGTCAACCATCCTTTTATTGTTAAACTGCACTATG CATTTCAGACAGAAGGTAAACTTTATCTGATTCTGGACTTCCTCAGAGGAGGAGATCTCTTCACTCGCCTGTCCAAAGAG gtgatGTTTACAGAGGAGGATGTAAAATTCTACCTTGCAGAGCTGGCTTTGGCTTTGGACCATTTACATGGACTGGGAATCATCTACAGAGATCTCAAACCAGAAAA TATTCTTTTGGATAATGATGGACACATCAAACTTACAG ACTTTGGGTTAAGTAAAGAGTCCATTGACCATGAGAACAAAGCATATTCGTTTTGTGGTACGGTGGAGTATATGGCTCCAGAGGTCGTCAACCGTAGAGGTCATACCCACAGTGCTGACTGGTGGTCCTATGGCGTGTTAATG TTTGAAATGCTGACTGGAACACTTCCATTCCAAGGGAAAGACCGCAAGGAAACCATGACAATGATCTTAAA GGCAAAGCTAGGAATGCCTCAGTTTCTCAGCCCTGAGGCCCAGTCTCTGCTCCGCAATCTGTTCAAGAGGAATCCTGGCAACCGCTTAG GAGCCGGGCCTGATGGAGTAGAAGAGATCAAAAGACATTCATTCTTCAGCACAATTGACTGGAAT aAATTATTCAGAAAGGAAGTGCCTCCTCCCTTTAAGCCTGCCATCCAGAGGCCAGATGATACAATCTACTTTGACACAGAGTTCACTGCCAAAACCCCACGAG ACTCTCCTGGTATCCCTCCTAGTGCCAATGCCCATCAGCTCTTCAGAGGGTTTAGCTTTGTTGCTATGGGAGTAGAAGAGGAAAGCCAGCCACCCATTCAGAGCAATGTCAACTTAAGCGGCATACTACAG CAACCCCACCGGAGCACGCTTCAGTTCACAGATGTGTATGATGTTAAAGAAGACATTGGTGTGGGCTCCTATTCCATCTGCAAGCGCTGTGTGCACAAGAGCTCAGGAATGGACTATGCAGTTAAG ATTATCAATAAGGAGAGAAGAGATCCAGCAGAGGAGGTAGAGATTCTGCTGCGATATGGACAACATCCCAACATCATTACTCTCAAGGAC GTGTTTGATGATGGGCGATCAGTGTACCTGGTCACAGAGTTGATGAAAGGTGGAGAACTACTGGATAAAATCCTCAGACAAAAGTTTTTCTCTGAGAGAGAGGCCAGCGCTGTCCTCCACACCATTACAAAGACTGTTGAATATCTGCATGCCCAAGGG GTTGTACACAGAGACCTAAAGCCCAGTAATATATTGTATGTGGATGAATCAGGCAATCCAGAATCAATCAGGATCTGTGATTTTGGTTTTGCCAAACAACTTAGAGCAGAAAACGGGCTGCTGATGACACCATGCTACACTGCTAACTTTGTTGCACCAGAG GTCCTGAAGAAGCAAGGCTATGATGCAGCTTGTGATATATGGAGTCTGGGAGTTCTCCTTTATACCATGCTCACAGG GTTCACTCCATTTGCTAATGGCCCGGAAGATACACCGGAAGAGATTCTGGCTCGGATTGGCAGTGGGAAATTTTCCCTGACTGGTGGATACTGGAATTCTGTATCATTTGAGGCAAAG GACCTGGTATCAAAGATGCTTCACGTTGACCCTCATAAGAGGCTGACCGCTGCTCAAGTTCTTCGTCACCCATGGATAATCAACAAGGACAAGCTACCCAAATACCAACTCAACCGCCAGGACGCCCCTCATCTAGTGAAG GGAGCGATGGCAGCCACTTATTCAGCCCTAAACAGAAATGTTTCTCCCGTACTGGAGCCGGTGGGTTGCTCCACACTTGCTCAGCGCCGTGGTGTCAAAAAGCTGACCTCTACCGCCCTGTAA
- the eif1axa gene encoding eukaryotic translation initiation factor 1A X-linked a — MPKNKGKGGKNRRRGKNENESEKRELVFKEDGQEYAQVIKMLGNGRLEAMCFDGVKRLCHIRGKLRKKVWINTSDIILVGLRDYQDNKADVILKYNADEARSLKAYGELPEHAKINETDTFGPGDDDEILFDDIGNDDEEIDDI, encoded by the exons ATGCCAAAGAATAAAG gtaaaGGAGGTAAGAATCGGCGGCGTGGTAAGAACGAGAATGAGTCTGAGAAGAGAGAACTGGTTTTCAAGGAGGACGGCCAAG AATATGCTCAGGTGATAAAGATGCTGGGAAATGGGCGGTTAGAGGCCATGTGCTTTGATGGGGTCAAGCGGCTTTGCCACATCAGAGGAAAACTCCGGAAAAAG GTTTGGATCAACACATCTGACATAATCCTTGTTGGTCTTAGAGATTACCAG GATAACAAAGCAGATGTCATTTTAAAGTACAATGCAGATGAGGCTCGCAGTCTTAAAGCATACGGAGAGCTTCCAGAACATG CTAAAATCAATGAAACGGACACGTTTGGACCTGGAGATGATGATGAGATTCTGTTTGATGATATTGGTAATGACGATGAGGAAATTGATGAC ATCTGA